From Asterias amurensis chromosome 3, ASM3211899v1, a single genomic window includes:
- the LOC139934365 gene encoding CCR4-NOT transcription complex subunit 1-like isoform X3, which yields MNLDSHSLALSQVTNLVGNLSKKSYKQSVAEISRLVSQQGPEGDRHLLRCLFSYVDFSGDGKTAAKEFHQLHIQLLIQECTTLFTKPNFVCTLCHALDNPLHQQKSLKPSTQLFSQISKVLKLSRVQEVVLGLALTHSSKADTRSHALQFVKHKLPDLLRSYIDSDIRSPQEGGLADVSAEVLHLLLTHLLHSSKDQLGIVAPQREAFLKTIKKDFPPDQVPVVLVPLLYSDTQDIGMDRIVNDNTNLPKAVMDGSLADMMQEMGYSCCATMDECRKSLLQFGTNSLSASAVARVISMMGRTHSTLTDSMPLQSITGSSVWSDGKDKADPNSQPSTWNVDVFVEVIKDLAPHLNFREVIHELDNPGFLLNDVQGLRIVKNAFLRGLPDVFPVDVLYRVWKNTDGQLSWIQLALANPEVFCFADYPCHTVVIDILKAPPEEDNREVATWKSLDLVETLLKLAEAGKYDQVKSLFGFPIKHCPDMLLLALLQVQPIWTPLRHELISTLMPIFLGNHPNSAIVLHYAWHGQGQSPTIRQIVMHSMAEWYMRGENDQTRLSRILDVAQDLKALSLLLNATPFAFVIDLACLASRREYLKLDKWMTDKIREHGEPFVQTCVTFLKRRAPQVIGGLEPQPKELPGGGKTGVLPPETIGTMLACLQACASSVAPELAETIMTMVANCSSLLKSRPPPGVIKSQVGISSLSPGIGPQMEGISGMSGLGNTTPSTPGIHNFPNNPLSSAFGNIQSSAAAASQKPFPPLGATTMSGSSLGGGSLVGGGSLGTGSLGTSGLGGGGLGSGLGSSAFGGGLGGGSGSSLAGGFGSSSSSGFGTGNGSGLGGGFGGSSAAAFGSGSGSSLGGGFGSSLGGGLGGGLGGGLGTGGLGGGLGGGLGGGFGSSLGGGLGGGLGGGLGGGLGGGLGGGLGAGGGLGGGLGGGGGLGGGLGGGLASLTGGANLQSNPHELRGSSALPPVGGDPFNRQPVGSTPGSGFGNQTQPAINQPAKSNTGAIKPSDISNIWPELSQTFPPEIDEEANGYFQQIYNQPPNPVMSVDEVLQMLKQFKDSQVKKEREVFMCMLRNLFEEYKFFPQYPERELLITACLFGGIIEQGLVTYMALGIALRYVLEALRKPFGSKMYYFGIAALDKFKTRLKDYPQYCQHLSAIQHFNEFPQLLTEYVQFGVMSREPPQRVPTPSSTVITAASSTTATEVTTPVSAVNAPATSATTTSTATITKPLTKGGTQAPSIANTTNIDTLLVATPKDEVINEPPEAIQDKVAFIFNNLSQSNQPQKCEELRELMSDEYLDWLSQYMVMKRASIEMNFHPLYSNFVDQIKKGQLNDLLVKETLRNIEVLLSSDKSDANFSDRTLLKNLGHWLGMLTLAKNKPILQIDLDMKSLILEAYHLGQQELLYVVPFVAKVMESCSKSRVFKPPNPWTMAIMGVLVELHQEPNLKLNLKFEVEVLCKNMGLEPKDVKTYNYLTDSSQLRHLHEKLTGTKKAGEEQPLTQPPMQQQQQQQQQQPSVQPNTSTPIPSSTAGSMASLVTDTMPTPTLSTVTTPAVAPTAGGAPAAQQSAAPVPQFSFHDLNTSSLAGLAPHIAINAQIPLFQQHPQLRSCVRPMLERAVQELVHPVVDRSIKIALTTCEQIVRKDFALDPEENRMRIAAHHMVRNLTAGMAMITCREPLLTSISNMFKSACITALKGGTPQTKELIDQAANVVATENVELACCFIQKCAVEKAIPEMDRRLATEIELRKHARNENRRYCDPVVLTYQAERMPEQIRLKVGGVPAGQIAVYEEFARSIPGFQPTLEANQPPGFLVKPMQQSYATDEITQIYDKCVSEIEQHLHALIQSSTQNQHMQVLHTLLEAVVLARNSREIVTALALLQKAVEGILEGYTPQTMDPELALRYRDCHILVLKSLQDQRAYGPQWTNKQVTRVVCETRGDHKYNLDAVEQLFRAHLINMQTFDMQLAQSMENGLNYTAVAFAMNLVRRYLIEEKQSNILNEADLYNTLHILARIASQTPNPPDGLQHLIEVVRQNHDPAFLDKAPGGPTSMMHSGISQAREFDDPPGLREKTEYLLREWVSMYHSPASGKDSTKAFSAFVNQMHQQGILKTDDLITRFFRICTELCVDLCYRALSEQAHTPTLTRAKCFHTLDAFVRLIALLVKHSGDASNAVTKINLLNKVLGIVAGVLLQDHEVRHTEFQQLPYHRIFNMLLLELNAPEQILEAINYQIMTAFCNALHVLRPSKAPGFVYSWLELISHRIFIARMLAMLPQQKQGWPMYAQLLIDLFKFLAPFLRNAELPKYTALLYKGCLRVLLVLLHDFPEFLCDYHYGFCDVIPPNCIQMRNLILSAFPRNMRLPDPFTPNLKVDMLTDITQPPRIMTNFSAMIQPATFKKDLDSYLKTRSPVTFLSELRSHLQVSQEPGQRYNTALMNALVLYVGSQAIAYIHSKGSTPSMSTITHSSHMDIFQNLVVDLDTEGRYLFLNAIANQLRYPNSHTHYFSCTLLYLFAEANTEAMQEQITRVLLERLIVNRPHPWGLLITFIDLIRNPSFKFWNHEFVHCAPEIEKLFESVARSCMQQKGQAPAMNREAGEALD from the exons ATGGACGGCTCCTTGGCGGACATGATGCAGGAGATGGGCTACAGCTGCTGCGCCACCATGGACGAGTGTCGTAAATCTCTCCTCCAGTTCGGCACCAACAGCCTATCTGCATCGGCAGTGGCCAGAGTCATCAGCATGATGGGCAGAACACACTCCACCCTCACAGATAGCATGCCCTTACAG TCTATCACCGGCAGCAGCGTCTGGAGTGACGGCAAGGACAAAGCAGACCCCAACTCTCAGCCGAGCACCTGGAATGTAGACGTCTTTGTCGAGGTCATCAAGGACCTGGCTCCCCATCTCAACTTCAGGGAGGTGATCCACGAGCTGGACAACCCGGGTTTCCTGCTGAACGACGTACAGGGACTGCGCATCGTCAAGAATGCCTTCCTCCGGGGCCTGCCCGACGTCTTCCCCGTGGACGTGCTGTACAGGGTCTGGAAGAACACAGACGGGCAG TTATCATGGATCCAGCTGGCTCTAGCCAACCCTGAGGTCTTCTGCTTCGCTGACTATCCTTGTCATACTGTCGTCATAGACATCCTAAAGGCGCCTCCGGAGGAAGATAACAGAGAGGTGGCCACATG GAAGTCACTGGATCTTGTTGAGACCCTTCTGAAGCTGGCTGAGGCTGGCAAGTACGACCAAGTCAAGAGTCTGTTTGGGTTCCCCATCAAACATTGTCCAGATATGCTGCTTCTAGCTCTACTTCAAGTTCAG CCCATCTGGACTCCTCTACGTCATGAGCTCATCTCAACATTGATGCCAATCTTCCTGGGGAATCATCCTAACTCTGCCATCGTGTTGCACTACGCATGGCATGGACAG GGTCAGTCGCCAACCATCCGCCAGATCGTGATGCACTCCATGGCAGAGTGGTACATGCGCGGAGAGAATGATCAGACGCGACTGTCTCGCATCCTGGACGTAGCTCAGGACCTGAAGGCCCTCTCACTGCTCCTCAACGCCACACCGTTTGCCTTTGTCATCGACCTGGCTTGCCTTGCATCAAGGCGAGAGTATCTCAAACTGGATAAGTGGATGACCGATAAGATTAGGGAACATGGG GAGCCGTTTGTTCAGACGTGTGTTACATTCCTGAAGCGTCGTGCCCCTCAGGTGATCGGTGGCCTTGAGCCTCAACCAAAGGAACTACCTGGGGGAGGGAAGACGGGTGTGTTGCCCCCTGAGACCATCGGGACCATGCTGGCGTGTCTTCAGGCATGTGCAAG TTCAGTAGCGCCTGAGTTAGCAGAGACCATCATGACGATGGTGGCTAATTGTTCCAGTCTACTCAAGTCCAGACCCCCACCAGGTGTCATCAAATCCCAGGTGGGGATATCGTCATTGTCACCTGGCATCGGACCACAG ATGGAGGGAATAAGTGGAATGTCCGGTCTGGGCAACACAACTCCATCCACTCCTGGGATTCACAACTTCCCAAACAACCCACTCAGCTCTGCTTTTGGGAACATCCAGTCATCTGCTGCGGCAGCAAGCCAGAAACCCTTCCCTCCTCTAGGAGCTACCACGATGAGTGGCAGCTCCCTGGGTGGTGGTTCCTTAGTCGGCGGTGGATCCTTAGGAACTGGGAGTTTAGGAACGAGCGGATTAGGGGGAGGAGGACTCGGATCAGGCCTCGGATCGTCGGCATTCGGCGGCGGCCTCGGCGGAGGCTCAGGAAGCAGCCTCGCAGGTGGATTCGGAAGCAGCTCCAGCAGCGGGTTCGGTACCGGCAACGGAAGCGGACTCGGAGGTGGGTTCGGAGGAAGCTCAGCAGCTGCATTTGGATCGGGATCAGGCTCCAGTCTAGGAGGAGGGTTCGGCAGCAGCTTAGGAGGTGGTCTAGGCGGCGGACTCGGAGGCGGATTGGGTACTGGGGGATTAGGAGGAGGGCTCGGTGGAGGGCTAGGAGGTGGATTTGGGAGCAGTCTTGGAGGAGGTCTAGGAGGTGGACTTGGAGGTGGACTAGGAGGTGGTTTGGGAGGTGGCCTCGGGGGTGGACTAGGAGCTGGAGGTGGCCTCGGTGGAGGTTTAGGCGGTGGAGGTGGCCTCGGTGGAGGTTTAGGAGGCGGTCTCGCCAGCTTGACTGGAGGCGCTAACCTTCAGTCTAACCCACATG AGCTCCGAGGGAGTAGTGCCTTGCCTCCGGTGGGTGGCGACCCTTTCAACAGGCAACCAGTTGGCAGTACTCCTGGTAGCGGGTTCGGGAACCAGACCCAGCCTGCAATCAACCAGCCAGCGAAGAGCAACACTGGAGCCATCAAACCAA GTGATATTTCTAACATCTGGCCAGAGTTGAGTCAAACATTTCCGCCAGAGATTGATGAGGAAGCCAACGGCTACTTCCAACAGATCTACAACCAGCCGCCGAACCCTGTCATGTCGGTGGACGAGGTCCTTCAGATGCTCAAACAATTCAAAGACTCGCAGGTCAAAAAGGAAAGG GAGGTGTTTATGTGTATGCTGAGGAATCTATTTGAGGAGTACAAGTTCTTCCCTCAGTATCCAGAGAGGGAACTTCTCATCACAGCCTGTCTGTTTGGCGgcatcatagagcaaggacttgTCAC GTACATGGCACTTGGGATCGCCCTCCGCTACGTTCTGGAGGCGCTGCGGAAGCCTTTTGGCAGTAAGATGTACTACTTTGGAATCGCAGCCTTGGATAAGTTCAAGACACGTCTGAAGGACTATCCCCAGTACTGCCAGCACCTGTCGGCCATTCAACACTTTAACGAGTTCCCACAGCTTCTGACAGAG tatgTCCAGTTTGGGGTAATGTCAAGGGAGCCACCACAGCGTGTCCCCACACCATCCAGTACTGTCATTACTGCAGCTTCGTCGACGACAGCAACAGAGGTGACTACACCTGTGTCCGCTGTCAATGCACCCGCTACGTCAGCCACGACAACGTCCACTGCGACAATTACTAAACCCTTAACCAAGGGTGGTACACAAGCT ccgTCTATTGCAAACACAACTAACATCGACACCCTGCTGGTGGCCACACCCAAAGATGAAGTCATCAACGAGCCACCGGAGGCGATTCAAGACAAGGTGGCGTTCATTTTCAACAATCTCTCACAGTCCAATCAGCCTCAGAAG tgtgaGGAGCTGAGGGAACTGATGTCTGATGAATACCTAGACTGGCTGTCTCAGTACATGGTGATGAAGAGGGCCAGCATCGAGATGAACTTCCATCCGCTCTACTCCAACTTTGTGGACCAGATCAAGAAGGGACAACTGAACGATCTCCTGGTCAAGGAGACGCTGAGAAATATTGAG GTTTTACTGAGCTCGGACAAAAGTGACGCCAACTTCTCGGATCGGACTCTTCTCAAGAATCTGGGTCACTGGTTGGGAATGCTGACATTGGCAAAGAACAAACCTATCCTACAAATT GATCTCGACATGAAGTCCCTGATCCTTGAGGCGTACCACCTTGGCCAGCAGGAGCTTCTCTACGTTGTCCCCTTCGTTGCCAAGGTGATGGAATCTTGCAGCAAGAGCCGCGTCTTCAAGCCGCCCAACCCGTGGACGATGGCCATCATGGGAGTACTGGTCGAGCTCCACCAGGAGCCCAATCTCAAACTCAATCTCAAGTTTGAGGTGGAAGTGCTGTGCAAGAACATGGGGCTGGAACCCAAA GATGTAAAGACCTACAACTACCTAACGGATTCCTCACAGCTCCGCCATCTCCACGAGAAACTTACCGGCACCAAGAAGGCCGGGGAGGAGCAGCCGTTAACCCAGCCACcaatgcaacaacaacaacaacaacaacaacagcagcccAGCGTCCAGCCAAACACCAGCACTCCGATACCCAGCAGCACCGCGGGTTCTATGGCATCTCTGGTGACGGATACCATGCCCACGCCGACGCTGTCTACCGTGACGACACCTGCAGTTGCCCCGACGGCAGGTGGCGCCCCGGCGGCGCAGCAGTCCGCTGCGCCCGTACCACAGTTCAGCTTCCACGATCTGAACACGTCTTCACTTGCTGGTCTGGCTCCTCATATTGCCATCAATGCACAA ATTCCACTATTCCAGCAGCATCCACAGCTTCGTAGCTGTGTACGACCCATGCTGGAGAGAGCAGTCCAGGAACTAGTCCATCCCGTTGTGGATAGATCAATCAAGATTGCTCTGACTACGTGTGAACAGATCGTCAGAAAG GATTTTGCGTTGGACCCCGAGGAGAATCGCATGCGCATCGCTGCGCATCACATGGTGCGTAACCTGACAGCGGGTATGGCTATGATCACATGCCGTGAGCCTCTACTGACAAGCATCAGCAATATGTTCAAGTCGGCATGTATCACTGCACTCAAG GGAGGCACCCCACAGACTAAGGAGTTGATTGACCAAGCAGCCAACGTGGTAGCTACAGAGAATGTGGAGCTTGCTTGCTGTTTCATCCAGAAATGTGCCGTGGAGAAAGCCATCCCAGAGATGGACAGGCGTCTTGCAACG GAAATTGAACTGCGCAAGCACGCTCGCAATGAGAACCGACGCTATTGTGACCCGGTTGTCCTGACATACCAGGCAGAGAGAATGCCGGAACAGATCAGACTGAAG GTTGGCGGTGTTCCTGCTGGCCAGATAGCTGTATATGAAGAGTTTGCCCGCAGTATCCCCGGCTTCCAGCCGACACTAGAGGCTAACCAGCCCCCAGGATTCCTGGTCAAACCCATGCAG CAATCGTACGCCACGGACGAAATCACCCAGATTTACGACAAGTGTGTCTCTGAGATCGAACAGCACCTCCACGCTCTGATCCAGTCCTCTACCCAGAATCAACACATGCAGGTCTTACACACACTGCTGGAGGCGGTGGTGCTAGCCAGAAACTCCAGGGAGATAGTCACGGCTCTCGCACTCCTGCAAAAG GCCGTTGAGGGCATCCTTGAAGGCTACACGCCACAGACCATGGATCCTGAGCTAGCTCTACGCTACAGAGACTGTCACATCTTGGTTCTGAAATCACTACAAGACCAACGGGCTTACGGCCCTCAGTGGACCAACAAACAGGTTACCAG AGTTGTGTGCGAGACACGCGGTGACCACAAGTACAACTTGGACGCTGTGGAGCAGCTGTTCAGGGCTCACCTCATTAATATGCAGACATTTGATATGCAACTTGCACAG TCGATGGAGAATGGGCTGAACTACACCGCAGTAGCCTTTGCCATGAACCTCGTCCGTCGCTACCTGATCGAGGAGAAACAGAGTAACATCCTGAACGAGGCGGACCTCTACAACACGCTGCACATCCTAGCACGCATCGCCAGTCAGACACCCAACCCACCAGATGG TCTACAACACTTGATCGAGGTCGTCCGTCAGAACCATGACCCCGCCTTCCTGGACAAGGCCCCCGGTGGCCCCACCTCCATGATGCATTCAGGCATCTCACAGGCCAGGGAGTTTGACGACCCACCAGGCCTGCGAGAGAAGACCGAGTACCTGCTGAGGGAGTGGGTCAGCATGTATCACTCACCCGCCAGCGGCAAGGACAGCACCAAGGCTTTCTCTGCATTTGTAAACCAG ATGCACCAGCAGGGAATCCTCAAGACAGATGACCTCATCACCCGATTCTTCCGCATCTGTACGGAGCTGTGCGTGGACCTCTGCTACAGGGCTCTCTCTGAGCAGGCCCACACCCCGACGCTGACCAGGGCAAAGTGTTTCCACACCCTGGACGCCTTCGTGCGGCTGATTGCTCTCCTCGTCAAACACTCTGGAGACGCTAGTAATGCAGTCACCAAGATCAATCTGCTGAACAAG GTCCTTGGCATTGTAGCTGGGGTACTCCTTCAGGACCATGAGGTACGCCATACAGAGTTCCAGCAGTTGCCGTACCATCGCATCTTCAATATGCTCCTCCTGGAGCTCAATGCCCCGGAGCAGATACTGGAAGCCATCAACTACCAGATCATGACGGCCTTCTG CAATGCCTTACATGTGTTGAGGCCTTCCAAAGCCCCAGGGTTCGTATACTCCTGGCTAGAGCTGATCTCTCATCGGATCTTTATCGCAAGGATGCTGGCCATGTTACCACAACAGAAG CAAGGATGGCCAATGTATGCCCAGCTCCTGATTGATCTCTTTAAGTTTCTGGCTCCTTTCCTACGTAACGCTGAGCTGCCAAAGTACACAGCATTGCTGTACAAG GGGTGTTTACGTGTCCTGTTGGTGCTCCTGCACGACTTCCCGGAGTTCTTGTGTGACTACCACTACGGATTCTGCGACGTCATCCCGCCCAACTGCATCCAGATGCGCAATCTGATCCTGAGCGCCTTCCCGCGCAACATGCGTCTGCCGGACCCGTTCACCCCGAACCTGAAAGTGGACATGCTGACGGATATCACCCAGCCGCCGCGCATCATGACGAACTTCTCGGCCATGATTCAACCAGCCACCTTCAAGAAG GATCTTGACTCGTACCTAAAGACTCGTAGTCCGGTTACGTTCCTCTCGGAGCTACGCAGCCACTTACAGGTCTCCCAAGAGCCCGGCCAGCGCTACAACACTGCCCTGATGAACGCGCTGGTGCTGTACGTCGGCTCTCAGGCCATTGCGTACATCCACAGCAAGGGAAGCACGCCCTCGATGAGCACCATAACGCATTCCTCACACATGGACATCTTCCAGAATCTCGTGGTGGATCTGGATACGGAAG GTCGGTATCTTTTCCTGAATGCTATTGCCAACCAGCTACGGTACCCTAACAGTCACACACACTACTTCAGCTGCACGCTACTGTATCTCTTCGCTGAGGCAAACACAGAGGCAATGCAGGAACAAATCACAAG GGTTCTGCTTGAGAGATTGATCGTGAACAGACCGCACCCCTGGGGCCTTCTCATCACCTTCATTGACCTCATCAGAAATCCAAGCTTCAAGTTTTGGAATCATGAGTTTGTCCACTGTGCTCCAGAGATTGAGAA attgTTTGAATCTGTTGCCAGAAGCTGCATGCAACAGAAGGGGCAAGCACCGGCGATGAACCGCGAGGCCGGGGAGGCACTGGACTGA